A window of Methanooceanicella nereidis genomic DNA:
GGGCTCGGGTTTTCCAATCTCAAGGAAAACAGGAAACCGGTAACATATGCCGTACTGGCAGGCATTGCAGCCGCATGCATGGTATTTACCTGGGACGGCGCGCCGATATTCATAAGCATCATAGTGATATACGCATTCATCCAGTATGCCTATGACGCATATAATAAGATGAACCCGGAATATCTCACTGTATCGGGATTGATCACTTCAGTGACAGCGCTTATGATCGTGGCACCGTTCGCGGCCACGAGCAATATGGGGCAACAATTCCAGATCACAGCCATCTACCTGTCATGGTTCCATATATTATTCCTTCTCGGCATTGCAATATTCTTCCTTGCGGCAGGCATGCTTTTCAAGACAATGGCAGATAAAAAAGCTCCCTGGTATTCGGCGCCCGCGATAGTGATAACGGCAGGGGCTGCGGCCTTGATGTTCATTAAGTTAGCGTTACCGCAGTTCTTCAGTAACATAGAAGAAGGCCTGATATTCCTGAGCGGCGGCAGCAAGGTGCTGCAGACCATCGTCGAGGTGGAGCCTTTACTTTCCTATAACGGCGAGCTATCGTTCATCATACCCTGGGTATACTTCTCCACCGCTTTCATACTGGCGATACTGGGCTTTATAGCATACCTGGCTTTTACGCTGCCCGACAAAAAGGTCAGGAACGTAGAGATCTTCCTGATAGTATGGACTCTAATTATCATTGTTCTGGGGCTGCTCCAGAAAAGGTTCGTCTATCTACTGGCGGTCAACGTAGCGATATTCTCGGGATACATGATATATGTAGGGCTAAACCTTGCAGGCCTGGACAATATCGGCAAGGCCGAAAAGTCCAGGGGCAAAAAGAAGATGCCGAAAGCGGGAGAAGGAGCGATACAGCCTGCCCTTATAGCCGTTTTCATCATATCGATCATAGTCCTGCTGCCGGTACTTAACAACGCCATAACGATAGCTTCCACTCAGGAGCAATATTCCAAAGACTGGAACGATGCCTGCACATGGCTGAGAGATAACACGCCGAAAACGTCATATACATACTCTGCCGACATCGGGACCGCGCCGGAGTATGGCGTCATGTCCTGGTGGGACTACGGGAACTTCATCCTTTATAGAGGGGAGCGGCCTGCTGTCTCAAATAATTTCCAGACAGGCATAGAAGATTCGGCCAGGTACTTTGTCGCCGGGGATGAATCTTATGCTAACTCAATAATGGATAAGCGTAACTGCAGGTACGTGATGATAGATCAAAGGATGGGATCGCCATATGCTGGTGCTATGTATGGCATTTTTGATAACATCCCCTACATGGCTGATGAAGACCCGTCAAGCTATTATATGTTTTACCGAATGCCGGAGCCGCTGGGCTCCGAAGAGGTCATTGACGGCAACGATAAGTATTATGATTCGATGTACGCCCGCATGTTCTACGGTGACGGGTGCGGAGGCTTTAACGAACTGGGAGGCATCGTAGATGGCCTCGAGCACTACAGGCTGGTTTATGTTACTTCAGGCATAGACCCGGTTAAAATATTCGAATACGTGAAAGGATCAAAGATCACTGGTACCGCACAGCCAGGCTCAAAAGTAGAGCTGCGCCTGACGCTGGAAATACCTGGTGGCGATACGAATAAAAAGACGTATTATAGCTCCGCGATAGCTGACAGTGACGGGCAATACAGTTTCACGGTCCCATACCCGACTTCAGGATACCCGGGCGTTATAAAAGCCGTATCTAAATATAGTATAATATCGGGAGCCTCTGAGGTCCTCGTGGATGTGCCTGAGGATGCGATAAGCGAAGGAAAAGTCATCAATGCGGGAGTGCTATCATGAAAAGAGCATTAAGTTTATTCATAATCATCCTGCTCGCGCTTTCAATGCCTGCAGCGATGGCAGATAGCTGGACACAGGCAAAAAAAGA
This region includes:
- a CDS encoding oligosaccharyl transferase, archaeosortase A system-associated, translating into MISLMVLAMTPIREKIPGIFNNHFLLLAGIMVLGLIIRLIPVTYNIINGQVILPEFDTYYHLRRITYTIEHFPFTNIYDSYVNYPGGYLIGWPPLFDLIAATLSLIVGLGSPDRFTIELTSSMLPVAIGLLSLIPLYYLTKDAMGEKAALIAALVMAILPAAVFRTVFGFADHHALEVLVSLTMYVLFIRGVTMARDSGLGFSNLKENRKPVTYAVLAGIAAACMVFTWDGAPIFISIIVIYAFIQYAYDAYNKMNPEYLTVSGLITSVTALMIVAPFAATSNMGQQFQITAIYLSWFHILFLLGIAIFFLAAGMLFKTMADKKAPWYSAPAIVITAGAAALMFIKLALPQFFSNIEEGLIFLSGGSKVLQTIVEVEPLLSYNGELSFIIPWVYFSTAFILAILGFIAYLAFTLPDKKVRNVEIFLIVWTLIIIVLGLLQKRFVYLLAVNVAIFSGYMIYVGLNLAGLDNIGKAEKSRGKKKMPKAGEGAIQPALIAVFIISIIVLLPVLNNAITIASTQEQYSKDWNDACTWLRDNTPKTSYTYSADIGTAPEYGVMSWWDYGNFILYRGERPAVSNNFQTGIEDSARYFVAGDESYANSIMDKRNCRYVMIDQRMGSPYAGAMYGIFDNIPYMADEDPSSYYMFYRMPEPLGSEEVIDGNDKYYDSMYARMFYGDGCGGFNELGGIVDGLEHYRLVYVTSGIDPVKIFEYVKGSKITGTAQPGSKVELRLTLEIPGGDTNKKTYYSSAIADSDGQYSFTVPYPTSGYPGVIKAVSKYSIISGASEVLVDVPEDAISEGKVINAGVLS